From a region of the bacterium genome:
- the radA gene encoding DNA repair protein RadA: MPKIKINYVCQQCGFTTPKWLGKCPDCNQWNSFTEEIEDDSLSHGIQAISGSNSPQLLHNIKIEPEERMNTGLREFDLVLGGGIIPGSLILIGGEPGIGKSTLLLQTADELGKKYGKILYISGEESLKQIKYRAERLSVTSEFIYLLSENILEVISDQIQKNKPKLVIIDSIQSIYKNSIPASPGTITQIRECASHLMSLAKNESIATFIIGHVTKDGALAGPKTLEHLVDTVLYFEGDLHHNYRILRTIKNRFGKTSEVAIFSMEAKGLTEVSNPSSVFITERPKKTPGSVITVMMEGTRPILVEIQALVSPSSFNIPQRKSTGIDYSRLILIIAVLEKRLGLCLSSQDIFVNVTGGLDVSEPSADLGIAMAIFSSFRNIPLDEKTVLMGEIGLGGEVRSINYAEQRINEAEKLGFQKIVLPKYNLKNINKIPNITFKGISSVEEATEFG; this comes from the coding sequence ATGCCCAAAATAAAAATTAACTACGTATGCCAGCAATGCGGATTCACCACTCCAAAATGGCTGGGTAAATGCCCCGACTGCAACCAGTGGAACAGTTTCACGGAAGAAATTGAAGATGATAGTCTGTCTCACGGGATACAGGCAATATCCGGTTCAAATTCTCCTCAACTGCTTCACAACATAAAGATTGAACCCGAAGAAAGGATGAATACGGGGCTCAGGGAATTCGACCTTGTTTTAGGCGGCGGGATTATCCCTGGTTCTTTAATCCTTATCGGCGGCGAGCCCGGTATCGGGAAATCAACGCTTCTTCTGCAGACTGCTGATGAACTTGGTAAAAAATACGGCAAAATACTATACATATCGGGAGAAGAATCGCTGAAACAAATAAAATACCGCGCTGAACGTTTATCGGTCACTTCAGAATTTATATATCTTCTTTCTGAAAATATCCTGGAGGTCATTTCAGACCAGATTCAAAAAAATAAACCAAAATTGGTGATCATTGATTCAATCCAGTCAATATATAAAAATTCCATACCCGCGTCGCCTGGAACAATTACCCAGATACGGGAATGTGCCAGTCATTTGATGTCACTGGCTAAAAACGAATCAATTGCCACTTTCATAATCGGCCATGTAACAAAGGACGGGGCTCTCGCTGGCCCAAAAACACTGGAACACCTGGTCGATACTGTGTTATACTTTGAAGGTGATTTGCATCATAATTACAGGATACTCCGGACCATAAAAAACCGTTTTGGGAAGACTTCAGAAGTGGCTATTTTTAGCATGGAAGCTAAAGGATTAACAGAAGTATCGAATCCATCATCCGTATTTATCACGGAACGGCCTAAAAAAACACCGGGTTCTGTAATTACGGTAATGATGGAAGGCACCCGCCCAATTCTCGTGGAAATACAGGCGCTTGTAAGCCCCTCAAGTTTCAACATACCCCAGAGAAAATCAACAGGAATCGATTATTCAAGGCTTATTTTAATTATCGCGGTCCTTGAAAAACGGCTCGGGCTTTGCCTTTCTTCCCAGGATATATTTGTCAATGTGACAGGCGGTCTGGATGTATCTGAACCCTCGGCTGACCTTGGAATTGCAATGGCTATATTTTCTTCATTCAGGAACATCCCGCTTGATGAAAAAACGGTTTTAATGGGAGAGATCGGCCTTGGCGGTGAAGTCAGAAGCATAAATTATGCTGAACAAAGGATTAACGAGGCGGAAAAACTGGGCTTTCAAAAAATAGTCCTTCCAAAATATAATCTAAAAAATATTAATAAAATTCCGAACATAACATTTAAAGGGATATCATCTGTTGAAGAAGCAACAGAATTCGGATAG